From Anticarsia gemmatalis isolate Benzon Research Colony breed Stoneville strain chromosome 27, ilAntGemm2 primary, whole genome shotgun sequence, one genomic window encodes:
- the Non1 gene encoding nucleolar GTP-binding protein 1 yields MSLYNFKKIAVVPTAKDFIDIILSKTQRKTPTVVHKHYKISRIRGFYMRKVKFTQQNFHDRLSRIIQEFPKLDDVHPFYADLMNVLYDKDHYKLGLGQLNTARHLIDTVAKDYVRLLKYGDSLYRCKQLKRAALGRMATIMKRQAANLTYLEQVRQHLARLPSIDPYTRTIIICGFPNVGKSSFINKITRADVEVQPYAFTTKSLYVGHTDYKYLRWQVIDTPGILDHPLEERNVIEMQAVTALAHLRAAVLYFLDPSEQCGHSIEQQISLFESIKPLFNNKPLIVVMNKMDVVTPEDLPPNKKVLIDNLIETCSKGNLVNASSNSELSTVPVMRMSTMTEEGVQEVKIEACERLLSHRLADNMRTKKVDGILNRLHVAMPAPRDGKARPPVIPPGVALKKQQQAEKLARKRKLEREIELEEGDDYVLDLQKNYAEIPEEERHDPIPEFWEGHNIADYIDPEIFDKLAELEKEEELREAGGMYAVPKIELDDTMKEIKELARQIRNKKAILKDESRLVKQSTKPVMPRTSRARARDRSTGKLREEMEKLGVDMSETKEAHFTRSQSRSRSRSAPAAKRQRIEERGRSVSKPARDTEGVGDKIMQTKAKKLAHLAIAKKTKRMGLKGEADRFIGTKMPKHLFAGKRGVGKTDRR; encoded by the exons atgagtTTATATAACTTCAAAAAGATCGCTGTGGTCCCCACGGCcaag gacTTCATAGACATTATATTGTCTAAAACACAACGAAAGACACCTACAGTAGTGCacaaacactacaaaatatCAAGAATACGTGGGTTTTATATGAGAAAAGTGAAATTTACGCAGCAAAACTTCCACGATCGTCTTTCCAGGATTATAcag gaaTTCCCAAAACTAGATGATGTGCATCCTTTCTATGCAGATCTCATGAATGTACTGTACGACAAGGATCATTACAAATTAGGTCTTGGACAACTTAACACTGCTAGACATCTAATTGACAC TGTAGCAAAAGACTACGTACGTCTGTTAAAATACGGAGACTCGTTATACCGATGCAAGCAGCTCAAACGCGCGGCGCTCGGTCGCATGGCCACTATTATGAAGAGGCAGGCTGCCAACCTTACATATTTGGAACAg GTTCGTCAACATTTAGCTCGTCTGCCGTCCATCGATCCTTACACACGCACCATCATCATTTGCGGGTTCCCTAACGTCGGCAAGTCCAGCTTTATCAACAAG ATAACCAGAGCTGACGTGGAAGTCCAGCCATATGCATTCACAACTAAGAGTTTGTACGTCGGACACACTGACTACAAGTACTTGAGATGGCAG GTGATCGACACGCCCGGCATCCTGGACCACCCGCTGGAGGAGCGCAACGTGATCGAGATGCAGGCCGTGACGGCGCTGGCGCACCTGCGCGCCGCCGTGCTGTACTTCCTCGACCCCTCCGAGCAGTGCGGACACAGCATCGAACAACAG ATATCGTTATTCGAGAGTATAAAGCCACTATTCAACAACAAGCCACTCATAGTAGTGATGAACAAGATGGACGTGGTCACGCCGGAAGACCTGCCGCCCAACAAGAAAGTACTCATTGATAACCTGATCGAAACATGCTCTAAGGGAAATCTTGTCAA TGCAAGCTCAAACTCAGAGCTATCGACGGTGCCAGTGATGCGCATGTCCACGATGACGGAGGAGGGCGTGCAGGAGGTCAAGATAGAGGCCTGCGAGCGACTGCTGTCGCACAGGCTTGCGGACAACATGAGGACTAAGAAG GTGGACGGCATCTTGAACCGCCTGCACGTGGCCATGCCGGCCCCCCGCGACGGCAAGGCGCGCCCCCCCGTCATCCCCCCCGGCGTGGCGCTCAAGAAGCAGCAGCAGGCCGAAAAGCTCGCCAGGAAACGGAAGTTGGAGAGAGAGATCGAGCTCGAGGAGGGAGATGACTATGTGCTTG ACTTGCAGAAGAACTACGCGGAGATCCCGGAGGAGGAGCGTCACGATCCCATCCCGGAGTTCTGGGAGGGACACAACATCGCTGATTATATCGATCCGGAGATATTTGAT AAACTAGCGGAACTGGAGAAAGAGGAGGAGTTGCGTGAGGCTGGTGGTATGTACGCGGTGCCCAAGATTGAGCTCGACGATACTATGAAGGAGATCAAGGAACTCGCCCGGCAGATACG CAACAAGAAGGCGATCCTGAAGGACGAGTCTCGCCTGGTGAAGCAGTCCACCAAGCCCGTCATGCCGCGCACCAGCCGCGCGCGGGCCCGGGACCGCTCTACTGGCAAACTTAGGGAGGAGATGGAGAAACTTG GTGTGGACATGTCAGAGACGAAGGAGGCTCACTTCACTCGCTCTCAGTCCCGCTCCCGCTCCCGCTCCGCTCCTGCCGCCAAGCGACAGCGGATCGAGGAGCGCGGCCGCTCCGTCAGCAAGCCCGCCCGGGACACCGAGGGAGTCGGGGATAAGATT ATGCAAACGAAAGCGAAGAAGCTGGCTCACCTCGCCATCGCTAAGAAGACTAAACGTATGGGTCTCAAGGGAGAGGCTGACAGGTTCATCGGGACCAAGATGCCCAAGCATCTGTTCGCTGGCAAAAGAGGCGTCGGCAAGACGGACAGACGATAG
- the LOC142984474 gene encoding presequence protease, mitochondrial has protein sequence MYSRLHKCARAGLHHRLTSQHYSTGILKKKESQPRLIQPGKTLHGFLCTEVEHIKEYNMTAYFLVHEKAKTEYLHLERDDSNNVFSVGFRTTPLDSMGTPHILEHTVLCGSEKYPVRDPFFKMLNRSLATFMNALTGPDYTFYPFSSQNEIDYRNLQKVYLDAVFKPNLARLDFLQEGWRLEHSNIEDKSSDLTFKGVVYNEMKGAFSETGSLFGQKFINTILPEGTYGYVSGGDPLHIPELTHSFLKDFHSRYYHPSNSRIYSYGNFPLDANLKFVNEAYLSKYAYLDPKHSIVQPQPRWKSPKRSEITCRVDQYGVPIEKQNQIAIGYVMSDITNIYETFMTLALSELMIIGPNSAFYKSLIEKNISGGYNSLTGYDNQIRDTLFVVGLKDVEASKFEMVESIVNQTLEKIHKEGFEKDHIESVLHGFELSIKHQSPKFGLNLLFNLMPLWNHNGPILNALKVNSLLNQLKSDLMDPKFVKNVIEKNFIQNNHKLTMTMKPDPKFDDLFNEAEARNLATRVKSLTEKQKEDIYKEGVELSVAQKKAQSLEVLPCLKIDEITLNKTAPPIKHTVSETIPLQLCEANTNGVTYFKGVIGTDCLDEAQKELLPFFTYVATKFDTKSYNYRDFDKYVSKTTSGLGFLNHITEHIDQHGQYEQGLVISSHCLDEYLPKMMDIWSEIFSKPDFSNTERMKMLLNNYCSSLSNGVIDSGHTYAMQAARSLISSVDECKEHLMGLHHVITMQEIQKKQPIEQVQATVDQISKMTLNGTNLRAAFHYCNTNADIHLCIDHFCKRLCKGVDNKDMNRINWIDSRTFPKDNRGIHIQMNIPVNFCAKVIPTVPYTDPDYAKLRVLSRFITSKYLHPIVREQNGAYGGGAMLTLDGVFNYYSYRDPNSRVTLDVFDETSEWMTKNTELVDDQNLFEAKLSILQQMDQPIAEYMKGIDLFLFGLSYDIWKTQRERVLAVTKEDLIEVCNKYLSRDKWSGKCVIGEGSKDLKEGGVTWETISGPQQ, from the coding sequence ATGTATTCAAGATTACATAAATGTGCGAGGGCAGGCCTGCACCATCGTCTGACATCGCAGCACTACAGCACTGgcattttaaaaaagaaagaatcgCAGCCCAGACTCATCCAGCCAGGAAAAACCCTCCATGGGTTCCTTTGCACTGAAGTAGAACATATAAAAGAGTATAATATGACCGCTTACTTCTTAGTTCACGAAAAAGCCAAGACAGAGTACTTACATTTAGAGAGAGATGATTCCAATAATGTTTTCTCTGTAGGCTTCCGTACAACACCTTTAGATTCCATGGGAACTCCGCACATTTTAGAACATACGGTTCTGTGTGGTTCTGAGAAGTACCCTGTCCGAGACCCGTTCTTCAAAATGCTGAACAGGTCTCTAGCAACTTTCATGAATGCTTTAACAGGTCCGGATTACACATTCTATCCATTTTCTTCACAAAACGAAATTGATTACCGAAATCTTCAAAAGGTGTACCTAGATGCTGTATTTAAGCCTAATTTAGCAAGACTAGACTTTTTACAAGAAGGCTGGAGATTAGAACACTCTAATATTGAAGATAAAAGCTCCGATTTGACATTCAAAGGTGTTGTTTATAATGAAATGAAGGGAGCATTCTCAGAAACAGGCTCTTTATTTGGTCAAAAGTTTATCAACACTATTTTACCTGAAGGCACCTATGGGTATGTTTCCGGAGGTGACCCGTTACACATTCCAGAATTAACTCACAGCTTTTTAAAGGACTTCCATTCTAGATACTATCATCCAAGTAATTCCAGGATTTATTCATATGGAAACTTTCCATTAGATGCTAATTTAAAGTTTGTTAATGAGGCTTACTTGAGTAAGTATGCGTATTTGGATCCGAAGCACTCTATAGTCCAACCACAGCCAAGATGGAAGAGTCCAAAACGGTCTGAAATTACTTGCCGAGTTGACCAGTATGGAGTACCTATTGAAAAACAGAATCAAATTGCTATTGGTTATGTTATGTCCGATATTACAAACATTTATGAAACATTCATGACTTTAGCGTTGTCAGAACTCATGATTATTGGTCCTAATTCtgcattttataaaagtttgatTGAGAAAAACATATCTGGTGGGTATAATTCTCTCACTGGTTATGATAATCAAATAAGGGATACCTTATTCGTAGTTGGCTTGAAAGATGTTGAGGCTTCAAAGTTTGAAATGGTTGAATCAATTGTCAATCAGACCCTTGAAAAGATTCACAAGGAAGGTTTCGAAAAAGACCACATTGAAAGTGTTCTACACGGTTTTGAATTGTCAATCAAGCATCAATCGCCGAAATTCGGGCTCAATCTTTTGTTCAATCTCATGCCTCTATGGAATCATAACGGACCGATTCTTAACGCTTTGAAAGTAAATTCGTTATTAAATCAATTGAAGTCCGATTTAATGGATCCTAAATTCGTGAAAAACGTGATTGAAAAGAACTTCATTCAGAACAATCATAAGTTGACGATGACAATGAAACCCGACCCTAAGTTCGATGACCTGTTTAACGAAGCTGAAGCGAGGAACTTAGCGACAAGAGTCAAATCTTTGACAGAGAAACAAAAAgaagatatttataaagaagGAGTGGAACTTTCAGTAGCGCAGAAGAAAGCACAAAGCTTGGAAGTACTGCCTTGTCTGAAGATTGATGAAATTACTCTGAACAAAACTGCACCGCCAATAAAACATACAGTTTCTGAAACAATTCCTCTTCAACTATGCGAAGCTAACACGAATGGAGTGACGTATTTCAAAGGAGTTATTGGCACTGATTGCTTGGACGAAGCACAGAAAGAGTTACTACCGTTTTTCACCTACGTAGCGACGAAATTCGACACGAAATCATACAATTACCGAGATTTTGACAAGTATGTCAGCAAAACGACCTCTGGGCTGGGCTTCCTCAACCATATTACTGAACATATTGATCAACATGGACAATATGAGCAGGGACTAGTGATCAGCAGTCATTGCTTAGATGAATACTTGCCGAAAATGATGGATATTTGGTCGGAAATCTTCAGCAAACCAGATTTCAGCAATACTGAACGAATGAAGATGTTGCTCAACAATTATTGCTCGTCTTTGAGCAATGGAGTCATTGACAGCGGACATACTTACGCCATGCAGGCAGCTAGGTCTTTAATCTCATCAGTAGATGAGTGCAAGGAACATTTAATGGGTCTACACCACGTAATTACTATGCAAGAAATTCAAAAGAAGCAGCCTATCGAACAAGTGCAGGCTACAGTCGATCAAATCTCGAAAATGACACTCAACGGTACCAATTTAAGAGCAGCTTTCCATTACTGCAACACTAACGCAGACATCCATCTATGTATCGATCATTTCTGCAAGAGATTATGCAAAGGAGTTGACAACAAAGATATGAATAGGATTAACTGGATCGATTCTAGAACATTCCCTAAAGATAATCGTGGAATTCATATTCAGATGAATATCCCAGTGAATTTCTGTGCTAAGGTTATTCCGACAGTGCCGTATACGGATCCTGATTACGCTAAACTTAGGGTCCTTTCGAGATTTATAACTTCGAAGTACTTACACCCTATTGTTAGGGAGCAAAATGGAGCGTACGGCGGAGGCGCTATGCTGACGTTAGATGGAGTTTTCAACTATTATTCTTACAGGGATCCTAATTCCAGAGTTACTCTAGATGTGTTCGATGAGACATCCGAATGGATGACCAAAAATACCGAATTGGTTGACGATCAGAATCTTTTCGAAGCGAAATTATCGATTTTACAGCAAATGGACCAGCCGATTGCTGAATACATGAAGGGCATTGACCTGTTCCTCTTTGGGCTGTCTTACGACATTTGGAAAACGCAGAGGGAGAGAGTTTTAGCAGTTACAAAAGAGGATTTGATAGAAGTTTGTAATAAGTACTTGAGCAGAGACAAGTGGTCGGGTAAATGTGTGATTGGAGAGGGCTCGAAGGATCTGAAGGAGGGCGGAGTGACTTGGGAGACGATTAGTGGACCCCAGCAGTAA